The Prosthecobacter vanneervenii genome has a segment encoding these proteins:
- a CDS encoding helix-turn-helix transcriptional regulator — MNPPIPPLSSHAWSRLDAALRALYAEGLTAESCVLRAIDAVKALVPGEFITYSKAHATGAFDIVFSDDNAPSLDVLMNYMQVKNRYDLWKSDLSVRGGSVLFLRDYYSRRQFRDLDIYATTYKLAGLDNHCAIPLCADEAGGGSLFLSVQRRGLDFTEEDRSVLTLLLPHLRNARALGRARTQAGEPHISHFSGLGLSPREMEVFYWIVEGKRNPEIATILKVRIDTVKGHAESIFHKLRVENRHAAIRLGLQCVLQAQADEMLPHRRRKGTFFLSPQ, encoded by the coding sequence TTGAATCCCCCCATCCCACCTCTTTCCTCGCACGCCTGGAGCCGCTTGGACGCCGCTCTGCGTGCCCTTTATGCCGAGGGCCTCACCGCCGAGAGCTGCGTCCTGCGCGCCATCGACGCCGTCAAGGCGCTCGTCCCCGGGGAGTTCATCACCTACTCCAAAGCGCACGCCACCGGCGCCTTTGACATCGTCTTCTCAGACGACAACGCGCCCTCCCTCGACGTGCTCATGAACTACATGCAGGTCAAGAACCGCTACGACCTCTGGAAGTCCGACCTCTCCGTGCGCGGCGGCAGCGTGCTCTTTCTGCGGGACTACTACAGCCGCCGCCAGTTCCGCGACCTCGACATCTACGCCACCACCTACAAGCTGGCCGGGCTGGACAACCACTGCGCCATCCCCCTCTGCGCCGACGAGGCCGGCGGCGGCAGCCTCTTTCTCAGCGTACAGCGCCGAGGCCTGGACTTCACCGAGGAGGACCGCTCCGTGCTCACCCTGCTGCTGCCGCACCTGCGCAATGCGCGTGCGCTCGGCCGTGCCCGCACCCAGGCTGGCGAGCCCCACATCAGCCACTTCAGCGGCCTGGGCCTCAGCCCCCGGGAGATGGAGGTCTTTTACTGGATCGTGGAAGGAAAGCGCAATCCCGAGATCGCCACCATCCTGAAGGTGCGCATCGACACCGTGAAAGGCCATGCGGAAAGCATCTTCCACAAGCTGCGCGTGGAAAACCGCCACGCCGCCATCCGCCTGGGACTCCAGTGCGTGCTCCAGGCCCAGGCCGACGAGATGCTGCCCCACCGCCGCCGCAAAGGTACCTTCTTCCTCAGCCCGCAGTGA